The nucleotide window GCCATGTGGGACACTACCGGGGCACATGAGCCGTGACCGGGCTCTTCTCAAGCGAGCCCTGGACCGTGGCGAACAGGACGGTGGCAACGTCGAATTCAAGGAGCGGCTCTCACGAGACGTCCACCTCGAGGGTGGACGTCGGGAGAGTCTAGCTGCACAGCTCCGTCACCGACTGCTCTCGGGCGATGGCGAAGCGACGTACGTCGTTGGCGTAACGGACGACGGCGGCCTCGCCGGGATCGACCCGGATACGTTCGCCGAGACGATGGACGTTCTTTCGCTGCTCGCCGAGGAAGCCGACGCGCATATCGACGACGTCCAGACGTGGGGCGTTAACGACGGCCTCGTCGGTATCGCGATGATTCAGGAAGGTGGCGTCCTCGAGACGGACGACGAACACGTCGTCGTCGGCACGGCGGGCCACGTTGACCACGGCAAGAGTACGCTCGTCGGTTCGCTCGTTACCGGCACGCCCGACGACGGCGACGGCGCGACGCGCAGCTTCCTCGACGTCCAACCCCACGAGGTCGAACGCGGACTCTCGGCCGACCTCTCGTATGCCGTCTACGGCTTCGACGACGACGGTCCGATCCGAGTCCGGAACCCGAACCGCAAGGCGGATCGGGCGGCAGTCGTCGAAGAAGCCGATCGCCTCGTCTCGTTTGTCGACACCGTTGGCCACGAGCCGTGGCTCCGGACGACCATCCGTGGCCTCGTCGGTCAGAAACTCGACTACGGCCTGCTCGTCGTCGCCGCCGACGACGGCCCAACTCGAACCACGCGCGAACACCTCGGCGTCTTGCTCGCCACCGACCTCCCAACGATCGTCGCGATCACGAAAACCGACGCCGTCAGCGACGACCGCGTCGAGGAGGTCGAACGCGAGGTCGAGCGACTCCTCCGCGAAGTCGACAAATCGCCGCTTCGAGTCGCTCGTCACGGCGTCGACGCCGCCATCGACGAGATCGGCGAGCGTGTCGTTCCGATCGTCGAAACGAGCGCAATCACGATGGACGGCCTCGAGACGCTCGACGAACTGTTCGATCGTCTGCCCAAGACCTCCCAAGATACCGGCGAGTTCCGGATGTACGTCGATCGGAGCTACTCGGTCACCGGCGTCGGCGCGGTCGCCTCGGGGACGGTGATGTCCGGCGAGGTCGAAGCCGGCGACGAACTCCTGCTCGGTCCCATGCCCGACGGCCGATTCCAGGAAGTCGAAGTTCGATCGATCGAGATGCACTACCACCGCGTCGACAAGGCCCAGGCGGGTCGAATCGTCGGGATCGCGCTCAAAGGCATCAGAGAGAGCGCCATCGAACGCGGGATGGTTCTGTTGCCACGCGACGCCGACCCCGACCCGGTCCGGGAGTTCGAAGCCGAAGTCATGGTGCTCAACCACCCCACCCGGATCGGCGACGGCTACGAACCTGTCGTCCACCTCGAGACGATCGGCGAGGCTGCCGTGTTCTCCCCCGAAAACGGTCGCCTCCTGCCGGGCGACACCGGCGAAACGACGGTCCGGTTCAAGTTCCGTCCGTATCTCGTCGAGGAGGGTCAGAAGTTCGTCTTCCGCGAGGGCCGAAGCAAGGGGGTCGGGACGGTCATCAACGTCCCTTCGAGCGAGTAACGCTCGCAACCCCGCCCGGTCGAGTCCTTACAGTCCGAACGACTCGACGAGGAGCTGTTCGTCCGTCTCGCCGTAGACGTACGTCGGGCCGCCGACGACGTCGATCGTTACCTTTGCGGGCGCGAAGAGATCCGACGGGACTTCCGCGAAGTCCCACTCGAGATCGTCGAAGATCTCCCCGAACGGGCGGCCGTGACCCTCGGCGGCCGTCGACGGCACCGAATCGAAGATATCCGCATCCTCTCGGACCGTCAGGTGTGCCGTACCGCCGTAGGCGATGGCGTCGTTCGTGCGCGCGATTGCGGTCTGTTCGTCGTCAGCGACCGGCGCGACCGGCGCTCGACCCGTCGCCGAGACGATATCCATCGGATCGTAGCCCAGTTCCGAGAGACGGAACGTCGCGAGTTCGGCTGTGCGGGCGGCGTTCGTAAGACTCCCGACGAGACTCGCGGTCGGATACGCGAGCAGGAAGACGCTGCTGGTCTCGACTTCAGCGAGGTCAGCGACCTGTTCGGCGGCGGCTTCGGTCGGCTCTTGCTCCGTTTCGATGGCCAGCGACGTCAGATCGAATGCGTCAGTGTAGCCGACGCGGCGGAACTCCGATTCCTCGGCAACCAGCGCCCGCGCGGGACCGCTTCCGAGTCCCTCGAAATCCTCGGTCGTCAGCTCCCAGCCCGCCTTCTGCGAGCAAAGCAGCGACAGCGCCGGCTGGTCGGTCGAGAGTTCGACGTACGGGATCGGCGCGCCGCCGAGTTCGCCGAGCTGGTGACTCGGCGTCGCCATTCCCGCCGTCTGGATCTCCGTCAACAACAGCCCCGCTTCGATTCCGCCGTCGAACTCGAGGCCGAAGTCGAGAACCGTCGCCTCGTTGTCCAGATCGTAGCCGCCGATGTTCAACTCCTCGGCGTACTCGAGGGCTTCGTCGACCAGCTCGATCGCCATCCGATTGAGACTTTCCATAGCGGAGGGTTCACTCTCCGACCTAAAACAGTTTGTCAGTTCGAGTCCACAGAGACCGTCGCCGTTCGTCGAGGCCGACTTCAGGCTGCCACGTCGTAGCCTGCGTCTTCGACCGTCTTGCTGATCGTCGCCTCGTCGACGTGCGTTTCGTCGTGTTCGACGCGCACCTCGTCTGCCTCGTGGTCCGCCGTCACCTCGGCGACCCCCTCGAGTGCCTCGAGCGCCTCGGTCACGTTCGCCTCACAGCCGTCACATGCCATCCCGGTTACCTCGAGTGTTGTCTGTTCCATACACAACCGTGTCGACTCGAGGAAATTGAGTCTTCTGCTCTCGATGTGCTTCACCAACATCCGAACCGGGTGGGACACCGACGTACGACCGTCGTGCGAACGGTGTGGAAATCGTTTCAGCTGGCACGAGCGGTTTCGTCCCCGTCGAACGATCGAAACGTCGACCCACTGCTCGAGTCAGGCTGACTCGGAGATAATCACAGCAATTATTTCCTAAACTGCTCGTGTGACACATACTCGTGGTATACAGAACGTCGGTGCTTGTCCCTACAGCTCTCTCTATGAGGCACTCGTACACCGGCATTTGGACGGGTCCCGAGCGACAAATCACTAGTGGCGGTGGCTCCGGGATGTTCGTGGGACGATGAGCGGTGCTGTCCAATCGAGGATTCGACTGCAAGGGTGGAAAGGGTACACTGCCCTTATCCTCCTGTGGCAGGTGACGGCGAGTATTTGTTTTTATTCGGTGTACGCCGTGACACCGTTCGTTCGCGACGAATTTGGCGTCTCTGCAACGTTCATCGGTGTGATGATGACCGCGCTGACGCTGGGATATACCCTGTTTTTGCTGCCAGTCGGGTCGGTTATCGACGAGTACGGCGAGGATCGAGCGCTCGTCTTTGGGTTACTCGGTCTCGGCGCGGGTGCTGTCGGCGTGACGGTAGCGCCGACGTATCTCGCCTTGCTCGCGGCGGTGTTCGTCCTCGGTGCGTTCTACGCGACGGCGATGCCGGGAACCAACAAAGCCGTGTTCAACGCCATTCCAGCTGATCGGCTCAATACCTCGATGGGGATCAAACAGGTCGGTGTCACCGCCGGCAGCGGCATCAGTGCTGTGCTCGTCCCGTGGTTCGGTGCTGCACGCTTTGGCTGGGAAGTCGCGTTCCTGCTCGCGGCAGGGTGGGCGGTCGTGATCAGTGTCGTTTTCTGGGTGGTTTACGATGCTGGGAGCGGTGGCGGCGACAGCGATCGCCACGGCATTCGCGGTCATCTCGCGAATCCGGAGTTCGTGTTGTTGGCGGCCGCCGGCTTTGCCCTCGGTGCGGGACTGTTTACGACGATCGGGTACACGATCCTCTATGTCGACGAAAACGTCGGTGCGAGCGTCGTTCTCGCCGGTGTCACGCTCGCCGCCGCGCAGGTCTTCGGCAGCGTTGGCCGGATCGGGTTCGGCTGGCTTGCCGATGCGCTCTCGATGCCGCTTACTGACTCGACGCTGCGTATCCTCTGTCTGCAAGCAGGTGCCTCGGCCGTACTCTTTCTCGTGGTGACTGTCGTTGACAGTCCCGTCGTCGCACTCCTCGCCTTCTCCCTGCTCGGG belongs to Natronorubrum aibiense and includes:
- a CDS encoding heavy-metal-associated domain-containing protein produces the protein MEQTTLEVTGMACDGCEANVTEALEALEGVAEVTADHEADEVRVEHDETHVDEATISKTVEDAGYDVAA
- a CDS encoding MFS transporter → MSGAVQSRIRLQGWKGYTALILLWQVTASICFYSVYAVTPFVRDEFGVSATFIGVMMTALTLGYTLFLLPVGSVIDEYGEDRALVFGLLGLGAGAVGVTVAPTYLALLAAVFVLGAFYATAMPGTNKAVFNAIPADRLNTSMGIKQVGVTAGSGISAVLVPWFGAARFGWEVAFLLAAGWAVVISVVFWVVYDAGSGGGDSDRHGIRGHLANPEFVLLAAAGFALGAGLFTTIGYTILYVDENVGASVVLAGVTLAAAQVFGSVGRIGFGWLADALSMPLTDSTLRILCLQAGASAVLFLVVTVVDSPVVALLAFSLLGFFVLGFTGVYYSCIGSLVPTEEMGSATAGGQIALNCGALLAPPAFGLIVDVRGYAAAWTMLAGASFVAFVLLVVLLLRA
- a CDS encoding GTPBP1 family GTP-binding protein; translated protein: MSRDRALLKRALDRGEQDGGNVEFKERLSRDVHLEGGRRESLAAQLRHRLLSGDGEATYVVGVTDDGGLAGIDPDTFAETMDVLSLLAEEADAHIDDVQTWGVNDGLVGIAMIQEGGVLETDDEHVVVGTAGHVDHGKSTLVGSLVTGTPDDGDGATRSFLDVQPHEVERGLSADLSYAVYGFDDDGPIRVRNPNRKADRAAVVEEADRLVSFVDTVGHEPWLRTTIRGLVGQKLDYGLLVVAADDGPTRTTREHLGVLLATDLPTIVAITKTDAVSDDRVEEVEREVERLLREVDKSPLRVARHGVDAAIDEIGERVVPIVETSAITMDGLETLDELFDRLPKTSQDTGEFRMYVDRSYSVTGVGAVASGTVMSGEVEAGDELLLGPMPDGRFQEVEVRSIEMHYHRVDKAQAGRIVGIALKGIRESAIERGMVLLPRDADPDPVREFEAEVMVLNHPTRIGDGYEPVVHLETIGEAAVFSPENGRLLPGDTGETTVRFKFRPYLVEEGQKFVFREGRSKGVGTVINVPSSE
- the mch gene encoding methenyltetrahydromethanopterin cyclohydrolase — translated: MESLNRMAIELVDEALEYAEELNIGGYDLDNEATVLDFGLEFDGGIEAGLLLTEIQTAGMATPSHQLGELGGAPIPYVELSTDQPALSLLCSQKAGWELTTEDFEGLGSGPARALVAEESEFRRVGYTDAFDLTSLAIETEQEPTEAAAEQVADLAEVETSSVFLLAYPTASLVGSLTNAARTAELATFRLSELGYDPMDIVSATGRAPVAPVADDEQTAIARTNDAIAYGGTAHLTVREDADIFDSVPSTAAEGHGRPFGEIFDDLEWDFAEVPSDLFAPAKVTIDVVGGPTYVYGETDEQLLVESFGL